A portion of the Rhodococcus pseudokoreensis genome contains these proteins:
- a CDS encoding Zn-dependent alcohol dehydrogenase, translating to MVITTEAALLTAVNEPLEFTEIQVDDPEPNEVRVAVSNVGLCHSDLHYMTGTVHADLPVVVGHEVAGIVESVGSAVTSFSPGDRVVGALTPSCGLCRNCQAGHSTQCQRASQIRQRPRPAFQLPGGRVVERLGDIGAFSRHTLMRENSLVKVPDEVGLHVGCLLSCCIITGVGAVFRGAQVRPGATVAVIGCGGVGSAIIQGARLAGASAIVAVDLDDARLAAARTYGATHVVNGAADVPTEIQRMLGDGVDYSFEAVGSARTAATALSVLRARGTACLVGIAPDGTDLTVPASDFFFGEKRLIGSYMGSGQAHEDITQFARLYLQGSLLLDEMVSDVIPFREIDKGFEAMKSGEVTRIVADLTV from the coding sequence ATGGTGATCACCACCGAAGCAGCACTTCTCACCGCGGTGAACGAGCCGCTGGAATTCACCGAGATCCAGGTCGACGACCCGGAGCCCAACGAGGTCCGCGTCGCGGTCTCCAACGTGGGCCTGTGTCACAGCGACCTGCACTACATGACCGGTACTGTGCACGCCGACCTGCCGGTGGTGGTCGGGCACGAGGTGGCGGGCATCGTCGAGTCGGTCGGCTCCGCGGTCACCTCGTTCAGTCCCGGCGACCGTGTCGTCGGCGCCCTCACGCCCTCGTGCGGGTTGTGCCGCAACTGCCAGGCCGGGCACTCGACGCAGTGCCAGCGCGCCTCGCAGATCCGGCAGCGGCCCCGCCCCGCGTTCCAGCTGCCGGGAGGCCGGGTCGTGGAGCGGCTCGGCGACATCGGCGCGTTCTCCCGCCACACCCTGATGCGGGAGAACTCGCTGGTGAAGGTGCCCGACGAGGTGGGGCTGCACGTCGGGTGCCTCCTCTCGTGCTGCATCATCACCGGCGTCGGTGCCGTCTTCCGCGGCGCACAGGTTCGCCCCGGCGCCACCGTGGCGGTGATCGGCTGCGGCGGTGTCGGGTCGGCCATCATCCAGGGCGCGCGGCTCGCCGGTGCCTCGGCGATCGTCGCCGTGGATCTCGACGACGCCCGGCTCGCGGCCGCGCGCACGTACGGTGCCACGCACGTCGTGAACGGCGCTGCCGACGTCCCCACCGAGATCCAGAGAATGCTCGGAGACGGGGTGGACTACTCGTTCGAGGCCGTCGGCTCCGCGCGTACCGCGGCCACCGCGCTGTCGGTCCTGCGTGCCAGGGGTACCGCCTGCCTGGTGGGCATCGCACCGGACGGCACCGACCTCACCGTTCCCGCGTCGGACTTCTTCTTCGGCGAGAAGCGCCTCATCGGCTCGTACATGGGCTCGGGCCAGGCACACGAGGACATCACCCAGTTCGCGCGTCTGTACCTGCAGGGCAGCCTGCTGCTCGACGAGATGGTCAGCGACGTGATCCCGTTCCGCGAGATCGACAAGGGCTTCGAGGCGATGAAGTCGGGCGAGGTGACCCGCATCGTCGCCGACCTCACCGTGTGA
- a CDS encoding aldehyde dehydrogenase family protein, with protein sequence MSNPELPQPINYIADEWSECRTIPDAWNLDPNTGQPVHRAVTTGPDDVERALRHAERSYGFERWDDAASEERAAVIERAADIVEARIEDIARTDALTSGVPIAKARMVAQFLPHRIRSSAADLRAVPRRTALEAGGRDVRLYKVPWGPAAILTPWNGPSFIPAAKMVSALAAGCPVILKPSEHAPSSAQIIVECFVKAGLPDGALQLVHGAGDVGAAITGDHRVKIVSFTGGPNAGRAIARAAAEDFKVLQLELGGNNPALVLDDADIDVAADGILDGMTKLNGQWCEGPGKVLAHRSLVAPLLEALLDRISRIDIGHSLDEKTQLGPISNASHFATLQSRIEGLRGHGGTIHQPAALPALDGFFLSPTVASGVDASVATAELFGPLVSLHAVESDEDAVRVANANPSGLDAYVFGGDLDRAIEVGSRVRSGEVRVNGAKVADLADGSAQSFWGASGIGGHAPGESVRVFCGDRVVGVDSPDLPL encoded by the coding sequence ATGTCGAACCCTGAACTGCCCCAGCCGATCAACTACATCGCCGACGAGTGGTCCGAGTGCCGGACGATCCCGGACGCGTGGAATCTCGACCCCAACACGGGCCAACCGGTCCACCGCGCCGTCACCACCGGCCCGGACGACGTGGAGCGCGCACTGCGGCACGCCGAGCGGTCGTACGGCTTCGAACGCTGGGACGACGCGGCGAGCGAGGAACGCGCGGCGGTCATCGAGCGTGCGGCCGACATCGTCGAGGCCCGGATCGAGGACATCGCCCGGACCGATGCCCTCACCAGCGGCGTCCCGATCGCGAAGGCCCGGATGGTCGCGCAGTTCCTTCCGCACCGGATCCGCTCGTCGGCCGCGGATCTGCGCGCCGTCCCGCGTCGCACGGCGCTGGAGGCCGGTGGCCGCGACGTGCGGCTGTACAAGGTCCCGTGGGGCCCCGCCGCGATCCTCACCCCGTGGAACGGCCCGAGTTTCATCCCCGCCGCGAAGATGGTGAGTGCGCTCGCCGCCGGTTGCCCCGTCATCCTCAAACCGTCCGAGCATGCGCCGAGCAGCGCCCAGATCATCGTCGAATGCTTCGTCAAGGCCGGGCTTCCCGACGGTGCGCTGCAGCTCGTCCACGGCGCGGGCGACGTGGGCGCGGCGATCACCGGCGATCACCGCGTGAAGATCGTCTCGTTCACGGGCGGCCCGAACGCCGGCCGCGCGATCGCCCGCGCGGCCGCGGAGGACTTCAAGGTGCTCCAGCTCGAGCTCGGCGGCAACAACCCGGCCCTCGTGCTGGACGACGCCGACATCGACGTGGCAGCCGACGGAATCCTCGACGGGATGACCAAGCTCAACGGTCAGTGGTGTGAAGGCCCCGGAAAGGTGCTGGCGCACAGGAGTCTCGTCGCGCCGCTCCTGGAGGCGCTGCTCGATCGCATCTCCCGCATCGACATCGGGCACTCACTCGACGAGAAGACGCAGCTGGGCCCGATCTCGAACGCCTCGCATTTCGCCACGCTGCAGAGCCGGATCGAAGGGCTGCGGGGCCACGGCGGGACGATCCATCAGCCGGCAGCGCTTCCCGCACTCGACGGGTTCTTCCTTTCCCCCACCGTCGCTTCGGGAGTCGACGCGTCGGTCGCGACCGCCGAACTGTTCGGGCCGCTCGTCAGCCTGCACGCCGTGGAGTCCGACGAGGACGCCGTGCGCGTCGCCAACGCGAACCCGTCGGGTCTCGACGCGTACGTGTTCGGTGGCGACCTGGACCGCGCCATCGAGGTCGGATCCCGGGTGCGGTCGGGTGAGGTGCGGGTGAACGGTGCCAAGGTCGCCGATCTCGCCGACGGTTCGGCACAAAGCTTCTGGGGTGCCTCCGGAATCGGCGGTCACGCCCCCGGTGAGTCCGTCCGGGTGTTCTGCGGAGATCGCGTGGTCGGCGTCGATTCTCCCGACCTTCCCCTGTAG
- a CDS encoding flavin-containing monooxygenase, which translates to MNSTSTSASGIVDVIGVGAGFTGLYLSHRLTNAGWTFAGFEAGPSVGGTWFWNTYPGARCDVESIYYSYSFDEALQQEWTWSQRFAPQAEILSYIEHVADRFDLRKHFTFDTRVVGATWNAADRLWEVRLDNGETRRSRYLISGAGGLSTPKDFDVPGLGNFAGLQVSTSRWNISLDDLAGKRVAVIGTGSSGVQAIPLIAEVAEHVTVFQRTPNYVMPARNTELSPEQVESIKVDYQAIREECRHSLGGIPERPVADKAFDVSAEERQRRYEAAYELSGFNGVGAEFTDLITDVEANRTASEFIHDKIREIVEDPATAELLVPKYHPLGAKRSCFGTDYYETYNRPNVSLVSLRDEPIETMTANAIVTSKGTYEADAVVLAIGFDAFTGPLYGLGLTGASGAKLQEAWHDGVRTYLGIMTADFPNFFMVAGPQSPALASNVVMSIEQSVDWIADLIEHALDAGATLVEATVEGQNDWVDITEETVAATLYATTDSWYRGSNIEGKPNTFMGYLGGVGKYRRMCTEIAKRGYPGVEIDGETKSRRLGPIHREIS; encoded by the coding sequence ATGAACTCCACCTCCACCTCAGCCAGCGGGATCGTCGATGTCATCGGCGTCGGTGCCGGCTTCACCGGCCTCTACCTCTCGCACCGGCTCACGAACGCCGGGTGGACCTTCGCGGGCTTCGAGGCCGGCCCCAGCGTCGGCGGCACCTGGTTCTGGAACACCTATCCCGGCGCCCGCTGCGACGTCGAGAGCATCTACTACTCCTACTCGTTCGACGAGGCGCTCCAGCAGGAATGGACGTGGAGCCAGCGGTTCGCGCCGCAGGCCGAAATCCTCAGCTACATCGAACATGTCGCCGACCGCTTCGACCTGCGCAAGCACTTCACCTTCGATACCCGCGTGGTCGGCGCGACGTGGAACGCGGCCGACCGGCTGTGGGAGGTGCGGCTGGACAACGGCGAGACGCGCCGCAGCCGCTACCTGATCTCGGGTGCGGGCGGCCTGTCCACCCCCAAGGACTTCGACGTGCCGGGCCTCGGGAACTTCGCCGGACTGCAGGTGTCCACCAGCCGGTGGAACATCTCGCTCGACGACCTCGCAGGCAAGCGCGTCGCCGTGATCGGCACCGGATCGTCGGGCGTGCAGGCCATCCCACTGATCGCGGAGGTCGCGGAGCACGTCACGGTGTTCCAGCGCACCCCGAACTACGTGATGCCTGCCCGCAACACCGAACTCTCCCCGGAGCAGGTCGAATCCATCAAGGTCGACTACCAGGCGATCCGCGAGGAATGCCGGCACTCGCTCGGCGGCATCCCCGAGCGCCCCGTGGCCGACAAGGCCTTCGACGTATCGGCCGAGGAGCGTCAGCGGCGCTACGAGGCGGCCTACGAGCTCAGTGGTTTCAACGGCGTCGGCGCCGAATTCACGGACCTGATCACCGACGTCGAGGCGAACCGGACCGCCTCGGAATTCATCCACGACAAGATTCGCGAGATCGTCGAGGATCCGGCCACCGCCGAACTGCTGGTGCCCAAATACCACCCGCTGGGCGCCAAACGCAGCTGCTTCGGAACGGACTACTACGAGACCTACAACCGGCCCAACGTGTCGCTGGTGTCGCTGCGCGACGAGCCGATCGAGACGATGACCGCGAACGCGATCGTCACCTCGAAGGGCACGTACGAGGCGGATGCCGTCGTACTCGCCATCGGCTTCGACGCCTTCACCGGCCCGCTGTACGGGCTGGGTCTCACCGGCGCGTCCGGCGCGAAGCTGCAGGAGGCCTGGCACGACGGTGTCCGCACCTACCTCGGGATCATGACCGCAGACTTCCCCAACTTCTTCATGGTGGCGGGCCCACAGAGCCCCGCACTCGCCAGCAACGTGGTGATGTCCATCGAGCAGAGTGTGGACTGGATCGCCGACCTCATCGAGCACGCCCTCGACGCCGGCGCGACGCTGGTGGAGGCCACCGTCGAGGGCCAGAACGACTGGGTCGACATCACCGAGGAGACCGTCGCCGCCACCCTGTACGCCACCACCGACTCCTGGTACCGCGGCTCCAACATCGAGGGCAAGCCCAATACCTTCATGGGCTACCTGGGCGGTGTCGGCAAGTACCGCCGGATGTGCACCGAGATCGCCAAGCGCGGCTACCCCGGCGTCGAGATCGACGGCGAAACGAAGTCCCGCCGGCTCGGCCCCATCCACCGGGAGATCTCGTGA
- a CDS encoding hotdog domain-containing protein, whose translation MSTAVHRRYVAFSDAHYAGNLVDGAYALKLFGDVGTNLSIELDGHEGLFAGYSSVEFLAAVRGGDVVEAEAKLVKKGNRSRTVDFELRVICRASGDMGRSQVLEHPLVAVRARGTAVIPADATE comes from the coding sequence GTGAGTACTGCAGTCCACCGGCGCTACGTCGCCTTCTCCGACGCGCACTACGCGGGCAATCTGGTCGACGGCGCCTACGCCCTGAAGCTCTTCGGAGACGTCGGCACGAACCTATCGATCGAGTTGGACGGTCACGAGGGCCTGTTCGCCGGCTACTCGTCCGTCGAGTTCCTCGCCGCAGTCCGAGGCGGCGATGTCGTCGAGGCCGAGGCCAAGCTCGTAAAGAAAGGCAACCGCAGCCGCACCGTCGATTTCGAGCTCCGTGTGATCTGCCGAGCCTCCGGCGACATGGGCCGATCGCAGGTCCTGGAGCATCCGCTGGTCGCGGTGCGCGCTCGCGGCACCGCGGTCATCCCTGCAGACGCGACGGAGTAG
- a CDS encoding NAD(P)/FAD-dependent oxidoreductase has product MKLIHETGWAAPPTTVEPPLTGDIDCDVVVIGGGGGGMSAALRLADKGVDVVLLEAKTLGWGASSRNAGYITNSIAADPELLGLLLKPERLRNLYRYAENAVHFAEGAISRRGIDCGYQSEGIVMAAVSKGQLRHARRNAKVLADAGSSAEFIEGPEAGLPHGFLGGMREGVGGTLNPGEFVLGLRAATIASGVRVYEHTPAHDVTDTGGGVTVETPEGRVRARKALLTTNAYSAGLPIAPKNLATPVWTSLVETEPVAPERLDEIGWTSRAPMVTLHMILESYRVTPRGTIVFGTRRVQTGRNPLPDRTPARNVADDLVRGFHDRFPGLRDIEPQKAWGGWIGMSSTWLPVAGEASDNVLYSLACNGHGFAQAQYVGHLLADRICDAPLHDDLAAIWRGRKRFRRSLVSGPVLHAGWIADRASDRLAALTK; this is encoded by the coding sequence ATGAAGCTGATTCACGAGACCGGCTGGGCCGCACCGCCCACCACCGTCGAACCGCCCCTGACCGGTGACATCGACTGCGACGTGGTCGTGATCGGCGGCGGCGGGGGCGGCATGTCGGCCGCACTCCGCCTCGCCGACAAGGGTGTCGACGTGGTACTCCTCGAGGCGAAGACCCTCGGCTGGGGCGCCAGCTCCCGCAACGCCGGATACATCACGAATTCGATCGCCGCCGATCCGGAGCTGCTCGGACTGTTGCTCAAACCCGAGCGGTTACGCAACCTGTACCGGTACGCCGAGAACGCGGTGCACTTCGCCGAGGGCGCCATCAGCCGTCGCGGAATCGACTGCGGCTATCAGTCGGAGGGCATCGTGATGGCCGCCGTGTCCAAGGGCCAGCTGCGGCACGCGCGCCGCAACGCGAAGGTCCTGGCCGACGCCGGATCGTCGGCCGAATTCATCGAGGGCCCCGAGGCGGGCCTTCCGCACGGCTTCCTCGGCGGAATGCGCGAGGGCGTCGGCGGCACCCTCAACCCGGGTGAATTCGTCCTCGGCCTGCGGGCCGCGACGATCGCGTCCGGCGTGCGCGTCTACGAGCACACCCCCGCCCACGACGTCACGGACACCGGCGGCGGGGTCACCGTCGAAACCCCGGAGGGACGTGTCCGCGCCCGCAAGGCGCTGCTGACCACCAACGCCTACAGCGCGGGCCTGCCGATCGCGCCGAAGAACCTCGCCACCCCGGTGTGGACCTCGCTGGTCGAGACCGAACCCGTCGCACCCGAACGGCTCGACGAGATCGGCTGGACCAGCCGCGCGCCGATGGTCACGTTGCACATGATCCTCGAGAGCTACCGCGTCACCCCGCGCGGCACCATCGTGTTCGGGACCCGCCGCGTTCAGACCGGCCGCAACCCACTGCCCGACCGCACCCCCGCCCGCAACGTCGCCGACGACCTCGTCCGCGGATTCCACGACCGCTTCCCCGGCCTGCGCGACATCGAGCCGCAGAAGGCGTGGGGCGGCTGGATCGGCATGAGTTCCACGTGGCTCCCTGTCGCCGGCGAGGCCTCCGACAACGTGCTCTACTCGCTCGCCTGCAACGGCCACGGCTTCGCCCAGGCACAGTACGTGGGCCACCTGCTCGCGGACCGCATCTGCGACGCGCCGCTGCACGACGACCTTGCGGCGATCTGGCGCGGCCGCAAGCGCTTCCGGCGCAGCCTCGTCAGCGGCCCCGTGCTGCATGCAGGCTGGATCGCCGACCGCGCCTCCGACCGCCTGGCCGCCCTCACGAAATAG
- a CDS encoding transporter yields MSIRELLFAVADIWMIAVGFTYGIKFIRNYKNYLLGIEWMIVATSGSNFLIYGLIKAGHDSPMYTFAYFLDAFSRSVGITLILVLGLMKVTHRYKPSVAVDIGAFALAAVVGFLLSQFAEQIGVPGKIFYIVVNVLTTIFLIYFVTRLWGIGERGHAVWAAVATACGFVIASTYDFVHIPGDDAEHTIFYIFALSTWGLQMFAYFRAYRAFDAHNKRVDAQAVSGGASVTA; encoded by the coding sequence ATGTCCATCCGAGAACTGCTCTTCGCGGTCGCGGACATCTGGATGATCGCCGTCGGATTCACCTACGGGATCAAGTTCATCCGGAACTACAAGAACTACCTGCTCGGCATCGAGTGGATGATCGTCGCGACGTCGGGTTCGAACTTCCTGATCTACGGTCTCATCAAGGCCGGTCACGACAGCCCGATGTACACGTTCGCCTACTTCCTGGATGCCTTCTCCCGGTCCGTCGGGATCACGCTGATCCTGGTCCTCGGACTGATGAAGGTCACTCACCGGTACAAGCCGTCCGTGGCGGTGGACATCGGCGCGTTCGCCCTCGCGGCCGTGGTGGGATTCCTCCTCAGCCAGTTCGCCGAGCAGATCGGCGTTCCCGGCAAGATCTTCTACATCGTGGTCAACGTGCTCACCACGATTTTCCTGATCTACTTCGTCACACGCCTGTGGGGTATCGGCGAGCGCGGACACGCTGTGTGGGCCGCCGTCGCCACCGCCTGCGGATTCGTCATCGCGTCGACGTACGACTTCGTCCACATCCCGGGCGACGACGCGGAGCACACGATCTTCTACATCTTCGCGCTGTCCACGTGGGGCCTGCAGATGTTCGCGTACTTCCGCGCCTACCGGGCGTTCGACGCTCACAACAAGCGCGTCGACGCCCAGGCGGTCAGCGGCGGCGCTTCGGTCACGGCCTGA
- a CDS encoding flavin monoamine oxidase family protein, with protein MTTHVQEETTEVVVVGAGMAGLTAATTLSPETDVVVLESADRVGGRVETVRRGDYWVNVGTQFTEGTGTLIDALDRHGIEMGSLAGKSVALYLNGGVVDTSNPVALMFRTRMTMMDRIGMAIVGARILAVMPFLESQSLLAQRVRAKLDTKLASYLLKGVRSELAAAVVRSWSAQWMGCEVEETAATQFVTSVGLALADPEKIPNFSLPVGGNQTLTDVLAEDLGDRIRLNSAVQSVRQDGDGVVVDYLDGDRPVRLRAKRAIVTVPADIAERIIPDLPQQHRNAFNDITYGRYVIVGFFTDEAGPQRWDDFFGVSTPQLSFQAMFNHAAAMRNGDDRKPGGALACFAGGAQADALFDLSDEEIVSRFEKDLLAVFPELDGKLGEGIVRKHRRVVPFWAPGRRNSLPTLRDPLGTIHLAGDYQLDMPSLADAATSGERAAKAVLASLSRQR; from the coding sequence ATGACAACGCACGTCCAGGAAGAGACGACCGAGGTGGTCGTCGTCGGCGCCGGAATGGCGGGTTTGACGGCGGCGACCACGCTGTCGCCCGAGACCGACGTAGTCGTGCTCGAATCCGCCGATCGTGTCGGCGGACGAGTCGAGACCGTCCGGCGGGGCGACTACTGGGTCAACGTCGGCACTCAGTTCACCGAGGGCACAGGCACACTCATCGATGCTCTCGACCGGCACGGCATCGAGATGGGCTCGCTCGCAGGCAAAAGCGTCGCGCTGTACCTGAACGGCGGGGTGGTCGACACCTCGAATCCCGTCGCGCTCATGTTCCGCACGCGGATGACCATGATGGACCGCATCGGCATGGCCATCGTCGGTGCGCGCATCCTCGCGGTCATGCCGTTCCTGGAGTCGCAGAGCCTTCTCGCGCAACGGGTTCGCGCCAAGCTCGACACCAAGCTGGCGTCGTACCTGCTGAAGGGTGTCCGGTCGGAACTGGCGGCCGCCGTCGTCCGGTCGTGGTCCGCGCAGTGGATGGGATGCGAGGTGGAGGAGACGGCCGCCACCCAGTTCGTCACCTCGGTCGGCCTCGCGTTGGCCGACCCGGAGAAGATCCCGAACTTCTCGCTGCCGGTGGGTGGCAACCAGACGTTGACCGACGTGCTGGCGGAGGATCTCGGTGACCGGATCCGGCTGAACTCGGCGGTGCAATCGGTGCGGCAGGACGGCGACGGCGTCGTCGTCGACTATCTCGACGGTGACCGGCCGGTGCGGCTGCGGGCGAAGCGCGCGATCGTGACCGTACCCGCCGATATAGCCGAGCGGATCATCCCGGACCTCCCACAGCAGCACCGGAACGCTTTCAACGACATCACCTACGGCCGGTACGTGATCGTCGGATTCTTCACCGACGAAGCCGGGCCGCAGCGCTGGGACGACTTCTTCGGTGTCTCGACGCCGCAGCTGTCGTTCCAGGCGATGTTCAACCACGCCGCGGCGATGCGGAACGGCGACGATCGTAAACCGGGCGGAGCACTGGCCTGTTTCGCCGGCGGCGCTCAGGCCGACGCGTTGTTCGACCTGTCCGATGAGGAGATCGTGTCGCGATTCGAGAAGGACCTGCTTGCAGTGTTTCCCGAGCTCGACGGGAAGCTGGGCGAGGGCATCGTGCGGAAGCACCGTCGGGTCGTGCCCTTCTGGGCGCCCGGGCGGAGGAACTCGCTTCCGACGTTGCGTGATCCGCTCGGAACCATCCACCTCGCCGGCGACTACCAGCTCGACATGCCGTCGCTCGCCGACGCAGCCACATCGGGCGAGCGCGCGGCGAAGGCCGTACTGGCGAGCCTGAGCCGGCAGCGGTAG
- a CDS encoding DUF3263 domain-containing protein: protein MTDDELTMLDFAVKWAPFGGGDDHILPEFGVVPTEFYQRLQAFLAYYPGVNDSVRRRLAELCTLKLRAAPSPARTLWHLSRSQPHHIHPDRDS, encoded by the coding sequence GTGACCGACGACGAACTCACCATGCTCGACTTCGCCGTCAAATGGGCACCTTTCGGAGGAGGAGATGACCACATCCTCCCCGAGTTCGGCGTCGTCCCCACCGAGTTCTACCAGCGACTGCAAGCGTTCCTCGCCTATTACCCCGGCGTGAACGACAGCGTACGACGCCGGCTAGCCGAGTTGTGCACCCTCAAACTCCGCGCAGCACCTTCGCCGGCGCGAACACTCTGGCATCTCAGTAGGTCGCAACCTCACCATATACATCCCGATCGAGACTCCTGA
- a CDS encoding PDR/VanB family oxidoreductase — MTSDAQFSLEVTAVASLASGVRQVRLERHERTVLPEWEPGAHIDVVLPNGVVRQYSLCGDPQDLSAYEIAVLRAPQSRGGSEYVHTRLRVGDVIPVRGPRNNFAFAARHRALFIAGGIGITPILAMIRRAERDGSDWKLVYGGRSRDSMAFASELERYGERVQLVPEDEFGLVNLPGLLGTPLPDTEVYCCGPTGLLDAVQSLCKPWPAGSLHLERFSGTVTDRPNDAFTVVAERSGVTCSVAPSQSIVDALADVGIIVPTSCGEGLCGTCETKVLDGVPDHRDLLLGDDEREAGTSMMICVSRAKGERLILDL; from the coding sequence ATGACCAGTGACGCCCAGTTTTCGCTCGAGGTCACCGCCGTCGCATCCCTGGCATCGGGTGTGCGGCAGGTGCGCTTGGAGCGTCACGAACGAACCGTGCTGCCCGAGTGGGAGCCCGGCGCGCACATCGACGTGGTGCTGCCGAACGGAGTTGTGCGCCAGTATTCGCTGTGCGGCGACCCTCAGGATCTGTCGGCCTACGAGATCGCGGTGCTGCGCGCGCCGCAGAGCCGCGGGGGCTCCGAATACGTGCACACCCGCCTACGCGTCGGCGACGTCATCCCAGTGCGCGGACCGAGGAACAACTTCGCCTTCGCTGCCAGACATCGGGCTCTGTTCATCGCCGGCGGAATCGGGATCACACCGATTCTCGCCATGATCAGACGAGCTGAGCGCGACGGCAGCGATTGGAAACTCGTCTACGGCGGTAGATCCCGTGACTCGATGGCGTTCGCCAGCGAACTCGAGCGCTACGGAGAACGGGTGCAGCTGGTGCCGGAGGACGAGTTCGGGCTGGTGAACCTGCCCGGGCTGCTCGGCACACCGCTGCCGGACACCGAGGTCTATTGCTGCGGCCCGACCGGCCTGCTCGACGCCGTGCAGTCGCTGTGCAAGCCGTGGCCCGCCGGATCGCTCCACCTGGAACGGTTCTCGGGCACAGTCACCGACCGCCCGAACGACGCATTCACCGTGGTCGCCGAACGCAGTGGCGTGACCTGCTCGGTGGCGCCGAGCCAGTCGATCGTGGACGCACTCGCCGACGTCGGAATCATCGTCCCAACCTCCTGCGGAGAGGGCCTGTGCGGCACCTGCGAGACCAAGGTCCTCGACGGGGTGCCCGACCACCGCGACCTGCTGCTCGGCGACGACGAGCGGGAGGCGGGCACGTCGATGATGATCTGTGTGTCCCGCGCCAAAGGCGAACGGCTGATCCTCGACCTGTAG